In one Cloacibacillus porcorum genomic region, the following are encoded:
- the plsY gene encoding glycerol-3-phosphate 1-O-acyltransferase PlsY yields MTAVFWAFAGYLAGSCPTGFLVAKYIKGADIRAFGSGNIGATNVGRLMGKRWAVAVAVFDMLKGGLAVLAASCFISDPTILALTGVCAVLGHNFPLWLGFRGGKGVATTFGVIGFYNFFMPWPAIIGGIIWYAVMKTTKYVSVASMVGLLAAAGLTACFGMPRPYTAASFFLALLSVWRHRANIVRLKNGTESKVKS; encoded by the coding sequence ATGACAGCTGTTTTCTGGGCCTTTGCCGGGTATCTTGCGGGGTCGTGTCCCACGGGTTTTCTTGTCGCGAAATATATAAAGGGAGCCGATATCCGCGCCTTCGGCTCCGGCAATATCGGGGCGACGAATGTAGGCCGGCTTATGGGCAAAAGATGGGCCGTTGCCGTCGCCGTATTTGACATGCTTAAAGGAGGCCTCGCCGTCCTCGCAGCCTCCTGTTTCATCTCCGACCCGACCATACTCGCGCTTACCGGGGTGTGCGCGGTGCTGGGACACAATTTTCCCCTCTGGCTTGGTTTCAGAGGCGGCAAAGGTGTCGCTACCACATTTGGCGTGATCGGCTTTTATAACTTCTTTATGCCGTGGCCTGCGATAATCGGCGGCATTATCTGGTACGCCGTCATGAAGACGACGAAATATGTCTCGGTGGCCTCGATGGTGGGGCTGCTCGCCGCCGCGGGGCTCACCGCCTGTTTTGGGATGCCGCGCCCCTACACGGCCGCCTCGTTTTTCCTCGCCCTCCTCTCTGTCTGGCGTCACAGGGCAAACATCGTGCGGCTGAAAAACGGCACGGAGTCGAAGGTAAAATCTTAG
- a CDS encoding META domain-containing protein, with amino-acid sequence MRMRRLLTSAAFIMLLAVPAYAAPQLIQANRYEGYLLRNGSAAERTALVLKYDAVTGAPVSYLETVYTGAAGETKRSGTFTVKEDRAAGASRFTLKAKTRGHDEYFLRTSMGTSLRARNTGDGGTLLATGAQLLKDGKEIMRFPASYSGTIPAASGPGILMEVTFRADHTFRIAETYIGEPEGSNKFYGSGRWSVSMVNKKPLLTLKTGDGDRYFTVGDKSVTMVDSRGHAAESKLNYTLTKAAGGDLFKAAALMEGEYSQTEERVVFRDTATGRSYLVAKGGDNADMERAYSDTGTTPGKYLPAMVKGSLVVQHGADGHPEEMLLVERLVALGSQEVELVKGDWKIVSAGELNAAENIEEGRERPFLKFDPDGRFYGYAGCNRIAGSYIVSGMKLKLDGILSTKMACSDMRLEDALLEALPRVRSYFVDKGVLTLKGADGNTLALLTDENAAR; translated from the coding sequence ATGAGAATGAGGAGACTGCTTACATCAGCGGCATTTATCATGCTGTTGGCTGTTCCGGCATACGCCGCACCGCAGCTGATCCAGGCGAACAGGTATGAGGGATATCTTTTACGAAACGGCTCCGCGGCGGAACGCACGGCTCTGGTGCTGAAGTACGACGCCGTCACCGGAGCTCCGGTAAGTTATCTTGAGACCGTTTACACCGGCGCGGCAGGCGAAACAAAACGCAGCGGAACTTTCACCGTGAAGGAAGACCGCGCCGCCGGTGCTTCGCGCTTTACGCTGAAGGCAAAGACCAGAGGCCATGACGAATATTTCCTGCGGACCTCCATGGGCACTAGCCTGCGGGCGCGGAACACGGGAGACGGCGGCACGCTGCTGGCGACAGGCGCCCAGCTTCTGAAAGACGGCAAAGAGATAATGCGCTTTCCCGCGAGCTACAGCGGCACTATTCCGGCGGCCTCCGGCCCTGGGATACTGATGGAGGTCACCTTTCGGGCAGACCACACCTTCCGCATCGCCGAGACCTACATCGGCGAGCCGGAGGGAAGCAATAAATTTTACGGCAGCGGACGCTGGTCGGTGAGCATGGTCAATAAAAAGCCCCTCCTCACCCTCAAAACCGGGGACGGCGACCGCTATTTCACAGTCGGCGATAAGAGCGTGACGATGGTCGACAGCCGCGGACACGCCGCCGAAAGCAAACTGAATTACACGCTGACCAAAGCTGCGGGAGGCGACCTCTTCAAAGCGGCGGCCCTGATGGAGGGCGAATACAGCCAAACCGAAGAGAGGGTCGTATTCCGCGACACGGCCACGGGCAGGAGTTACCTTGTGGCCAAAGGCGGAGACAACGCCGATATGGAACGCGCCTATTCCGATACTGGGACCACGCCGGGCAAATATCTTCCCGCAATGGTGAAGGGCAGCCTCGTCGTACAGCACGGCGCGGACGGCCATCCGGAGGAGATGCTGCTGGTGGAACGTCTGGTCGCTCTCGGTTCCCAGGAGGTCGAGCTGGTAAAGGGAGACTGGAAGATCGTCAGCGCGGGAGAGCTAAATGCCGCTGAAAATATCGAGGAAGGCAGAGAAAGGCCTTTCCTGAAGTTTGACCCGGACGGACGCTTTTACGGATACGCCGGATGCAACCGCATCGCCGGTTCATATATCGTCTCCGGTATGAAGCTGAAGCTGGACGGTATCCTCAGCACCAAGATGGCCTGCAGCGACATGAGGCTGGAAGACGCGCTCCTGGAAGCGCTCCCGCGTGTGCGCTCTTATTTTGTGGACAAGGGCGTGCTGACCCTCAAAGGCGCTGACGGAAACACGCTGGCCCTGCTGACGGACGAAAACGCCGCAAGATAG
- a CDS encoding type II toxin-antitoxin system RelE family toxin: MCLREPRLITAWIRKNLEGCTDLRLHGKPLTGDRAGQWRYRVGNYRILAEISDERVTILVLKIGDRKDIYND, encoded by the coding sequence ATGTGCCTCAGAGAGCCACGGCTGATCACGGCGTGGATACGCAAGAATCTTGAAGGCTGTACAGACCTAAGATTACACGGGAAGCCCCTCACAGGAGACAGAGCGGGGCAATGGCGTTATCGTGTGGGAAACTATCGGATACTTGCGGAAATTTCAGATGAGAGAGTGACAATTCTTGTTTTGAAAATAGGAGATAGAAAAGATATTTATAACGACTAG
- a CDS encoding AbrB/MazE/SpoVT family DNA-binding domain-containing protein yields the protein MQTMIQKWGNSQGIRLPKHILESVGLEIPATGKPVEVEVIAEEGKITIKKPLPSRKRRNIIELLAGYEGDYKASETDWGVPVGKEVW from the coding sequence ATGCAGACAATGATCCAAAAGTGGGGCAATAGCCAGGGGATCAGGCTGCCAAAGCATATTTTAGAATCAGTAGGTCTTGAAATACCGGCGACAGGCAAGCCTGTGGAGGTGGAGGTTATCGCCGAAGAGGGTAAGATAACGATCAAGAAGCCGCTTCCCAGCCGCAAGCGCAGGAACATTATTGAACTTTTGGCCGGTTATGAGGGCGATTATAAGGCTTCGGAGACAGATTGGGGAGTCCCCGTAGGTAAGGAAGTATGGTAA
- a CDS encoding type II toxin-antitoxin system PemK/MazF family toxin — translation MVSQGDIIWLEFNPQAGHRPAVVVSNNIFNNVTGMAIVCPITSKLKAFPLHIPLDERTKTQGMIACQHIKSLDIAARNYRHIEKLPHDILDRVLEAVLSEIEEI, via the coding sequence ATGGTAAGCCAGGGGGATATCATCTGGCTGGAGTTTAACCCGCAGGCAGGACACCGCCCCGCCGTCGTGGTGAGCAATAACATCTTCAACAATGTTACTGGAATGGCCATCGTCTGCCCGATTACAAGTAAGCTGAAGGCCTTCCCTTTGCATATACCGCTTGACGAACGGACGAAAACACAGGGGATGATCGCCTGCCAGCATATTAAATCTTTGGATATTGCGGCGAGGAATTACCGGCATATCGAGAAGCTGCCGCATGATATTCTGGATCGTGTGCTGGAGGCGGTCCTATCTGAGATCGAAGAGATTTGA
- a CDS encoding site-specific integrase → MATVKLTQTFINSLEAPSKGYWINDESMSGLRLYVGSSGIKTYYLTYKNIKGKKDSFKIGDERLFTPIQAREAAKKFLSEMAVAGTDIKRERKKENKPTVKELCDAYIAAGGSKFTDVMARSLTEFLDRAAEEITPIEIETWRTNEKKRTGNKDASLNKKVCSLKSILNFSADRGLIAANPLAKVKKLKEVDSKKKIRYLSADERPRFMAALDKYDKEQREMRRRTRLHAKGKDLPSMEGWAFANYFKPLIIVALNTGIRRHALLSLRWEDIDLVHGNITLRAETAKSKKEDIIPINTTAKATLEAWKKQRLDESNPLVFPSPQGGGVMHDCNSSFEWLLKEAEIKNFTWHDMRHDFASRLVMAGVDLNTVRELMTHSDIKMTLRYAHLAPEKKKEAVEKIAK, encoded by the coding sequence ATGGCTACAGTAAAACTTACACAAACGTTTATCAATTCTCTTGAAGCCCCTTCAAAAGGTTACTGGATCAACGATGAGTCAATGTCTGGTCTACGTCTTTATGTTGGCTCATCAGGAATTAAGACTTATTATCTCACATACAAAAATATTAAAGGAAAAAAAGATTCTTTCAAAATTGGCGATGAGCGGCTATTTACGCCCATACAAGCGCGGGAGGCCGCCAAGAAATTTCTCTCTGAAATGGCCGTGGCGGGGACAGACATTAAACGGGAACGCAAAAAGGAAAACAAACCAACCGTAAAAGAATTGTGCGACGCATATATCGCCGCGGGTGGGTCTAAATTTACTGACGTAATGGCAAGAAGCCTAACAGAGTTTTTAGATCGCGCAGCGGAAGAGATTACGCCAATAGAGATAGAAACATGGCGCACAAATGAAAAGAAACGAACCGGCAATAAGGATGCTAGTCTAAATAAAAAGGTCTGTAGCCTAAAATCTATCTTAAATTTTTCGGCAGACCGAGGATTGATCGCAGCGAACCCGTTGGCAAAAGTGAAGAAGCTCAAAGAGGTAGATTCAAAAAAGAAGATTCGTTACCTATCTGCCGACGAACGACCGCGCTTCATGGCGGCGCTGGACAAATATGACAAAGAACAGCGAGAGATGCGCCGCCGCACCCGGCTTCACGCCAAGGGTAAAGACCTTCCCTCTATGGAGGGGTGGGCTTTTGCAAACTATTTCAAGCCGCTCATTATTGTGGCGCTCAATACCGGTATCCGCCGCCATGCGCTTTTGTCGCTTCGTTGGGAGGACATTGACCTTGTGCATGGTAATATCACGCTTCGCGCTGAGACTGCGAAGAGCAAAAAGGAAGATATCATACCGATAAACACGACGGCGAAGGCGACGCTTGAAGCATGGAAAAAACAACGCCTCGATGAGAGCAACCCTCTTGTCTTTCCGTCGCCCCAAGGTGGCGGCGTTATGCACGATTGTAACAGCTCGTTTGAATGGTTGTTGAAAGAAGCCGAGATAAAAAATTTCACATGGCACGACATGCGCCATGATTTTGCCAGCCGCCTTGTGATGGCCGGCGTCGATCTCAACACCGTGCGTGAGCTCATGACGCATTCAGATATAAAGATGACACTCAGATACGCACATCTCGCCCCCGAAAAGAAAAAAGAGGCTGTGGAAAAAATAGCAAAATAG
- a CDS encoding type II toxin-antitoxin system HicB family antitoxin: MKKYPDRYIFPAIFSKDEEGMWDVRFPDLDNCFTSADTLEEAIDQAKYTLEDCLYFLEKGKEDIPAPSDIPLNQSNDSVTQLVVAFMPPVRRAWSQKAVKKTLTIPAYLAELAEEQKLNYSALLQQAIRQELHVQ, encoded by the coding sequence ATGAAAAAGTATCCTGACCGCTATATTTTCCCCGCCATCTTTTCTAAGGATGAAGAGGGAATGTGGGACGTAAGATTCCCTGATCTGGATAACTGCTTCACCTCGGCGGATACGCTGGAGGAGGCTATTGATCAGGCGAAATATACGCTGGAGGACTGTCTCTATTTTCTGGAAAAAGGCAAGGAAGATATTCCTGCTCCCAGCGATATCCCGTTAAATCAAAGCAATGATTCCGTCACTCAGCTCGTGGTTGCCTTTATGCCCCCAGTTCGCCGGGCATGGAGCCAGAAAGCGGTAAAAAAGACCCTTACGATTCCCGCCTATCTTGCGGAGCTTGCGGAGGAGCAGAAGCTCAACTATTCCGCTTTACTCCAACAGGCAATAAGACAAGAGTTGCACGTTCAATAA
- a CDS encoding type II toxin-antitoxin system HicA family toxin: protein MKKEYPANKRYTQSEFVKIARELGWTVTESRGKGSHYWASKEGQRGFPIPYKISIGVDQAIKKALGLK from the coding sequence GTGAAAAAAGAATATCCAGCCAATAAAAGATACACGCAAAGCGAGTTCGTAAAGATAGCTAGAGAACTTGGCTGGACGGTAACAGAGAGCCGGGGAAAAGGAAGCCATTACTGGGCCTCCAAAGAAGGACAAAGAGGTTTCCCAATCCCCTATAAAATCTCCATCGGAGTGGATCAGGCAATAAAGAAGGCGCTGGGGCTTAAATAG